From a single Nicotiana tomentosiformis chromosome 2, ASM39032v3, whole genome shotgun sequence genomic region:
- the LOC104084964 gene encoding uncharacterized protein gives MVNVIIGGEEVNGVTYTVAKKTSKVTVTHGKQVRQVLKGDIIVFDDEGVNDLIIPHNDALVISLFVHDTNVKRVFIDPGSSVNFILLRVVKNMQANDHIIPKAQSFSGFDNLSVITKGEIILTIFIEGVVKDTKFQVVDADMAYNIILGRPWIHDMDVVLSTLHQVIKFPSQWGIRQIRGDQQATWDINSVAIGSGTLEDEDTK, from the coding sequence ATGGTAAATGTTATAATCGGGGGTGAAGAAGTCAATGGGGTAACATACACGGTTGCAAAAAAGACATCCAAAGTCACTGTTACCCATGGGAAACAGGTTCGTCAGGTTTTGAAAGGGGACATCATAGTGTTCGACGATGAAGGCGTGAACGACTTGATCatccctcataatgatgcactggtaatatctttattTGTTCATGATACTAATGTTAAACGGGTTTTTATTGACCCAGGTAGTTCAGTGAATTTTATACTACTGAGAGTAGTGAAAAATATGCAAGCGAATGATCATATCATACCTAAGGCACAATCATTTTCTGGGTTCGATAATTTAAGTGTCATCACGAAAGGTGAAATCATATTAACAATATTCATAGAAGGTGTCGTCAAAGACACTAAATTCCAAGTGGTAGATGCAGACATGGCCTATAACATAATTCtaggaaggccatggattcatgatatggatgtGGTCCTATCAACGTTGCATCAGGTAATTAAATTCCCATCACAATGGGGAATTCGTCAAATCAGAGGAGATCAACAGGCAACGTGGGATATCAACTCAGTTGCAATTGGGAGTGGAACACTCGAGGATGAAGATACAAAATAG